aggaatggtcGGTAAGAACTCACTAGAAcatcttaaaatataaaaactaaaatgaaacaaatttcaaacccTTTTAGTGTTATTGGTTTGTCTGCTATTCCTCTCTGGAAAGTAAATTACTCTCTCGatcatttaattatatttcttgataaataaataaataaatagtgaaAGAGTGAGAAAGGAAACACATAAAAGAATCTATGAATGTACAAATGACATACTAACTAATCACCTAGAAAATTGCTACAATATACATCTCATTGATTAGCAAACGGGTTTATCTTTTCACCATACACATCCAACAGATTTGAGAAATGAGCATTGGagctataaaagaaaatatatgggAACTGATACACAAAAATAGGCACAAGTGATCAGTCAGAGGGAGCTGGAAGGAAGAGAACCCATCAACATGATATTCTCACCGCCTTTATGAtcttttgttgtttgatttgattttgcaAATAGGGCTGATAGAGATCTCAGAGGCGAAATGGAAGTTGATTTGACGGCTCCATTCTCCTCAGCATCCGTCCTTGGGAGCCTTCCGGTCTCATCATCAACTCTAAGGCGTACCCCACAGTGACATGTTGCGAGCTTTGCAAAGCAACGTTTATGGAATAAAGTTTCACAGGATTCACATCTCTCCATCTCAGTTTCCTGAAGGTTTTAAACAGAAAGGCTCATAGATTCTTGCTTTCAAAGCTAAATAACAAAGCACTTAGATCCGAATGGCACATGTAATGCATCCCCATTGACACGAAGctattttaaagaaatgttCGATAAGTGATGACCCAAGACATAAAGTGGTGCTAAAACAAGACATTGCAGTATAAAGTACTCAAATCATAACTAACATAAGCAAATTCAGCgtagttctttttttcttaaaatatttggttAGATTGGAGGGGGTATTTGTTGAGATGTTTACCTGAAAAGGGAAGATGAGAGACAATGGGGCACTACATGCTTGTCGAGCACCACACGAAACACCAGCATCACAGCATACAAGGCATTTCTCCTCTATGTGCTCCAAGATTTTCCTCGAGAGAGTCTCCAGAAGTGTAGGTAATGCTGCAAGAACAATTTAAGCATACAGCGAAAAGAAAGGTGTTAAGACGGATAAACGGGAATAACCACGAACAAGACATgacacaacacaacacaacacgACACAACAACGTTAAACCAAACCTGGCATAACTAAAGTTAAAAGCTAACCTGCAAATGCTCCTTTAGAAAGATCAACAAGGTCTCTAAGGGCAAAAAAATCATTGCTTTCGACGAGATATCTACGGAATCCAAGTCCTCGGTTAATTGACAAACGAAATGGGCAGCGAACATATGAAATCATATGTCCTATTTTTTTCCTCACACCCATAACATGAAGCAAAGCTGGGACCTTTGAGAAGAGAGAAGGATTAATCGCACTGACACATAGCATGGGCTGCCAAAGAAAGTTCAAGAagatttaagaaatactcgCTATCATTTAATAGAATTTATACCCAACTAGCCAACCATCAaatcaagttttaaaatatccaAATGCCGTTgactataataaaatgaacagTGTGAGTAGCATTTATTGCAGTAGAAAGAAGCAATGAACAAATCATAGCAAATTATATAGCTCCCTCTAGATcataaatgattattttttgtagCATAGAAGTCTTCACCCAGCACAACATAACTTTCTGTTCTGCAGTGCAAAGGCTGTACGACAGAGTTTTCCTCTGATGCTCCCATTTAAAACTATGATGATCCCAATTACTCATACTTCCCTATCAACTTTATATGAACTAAAGAGAACTACAAGGACAGTTAGAAATGAATAGATGGAAATTTTTTCTGCATAAAATACCTGATCATGAATGGCATCCAAGTAGGACTTAGCTAGCTGAGAAACTGGGTACCTAGTGAAGTCCCAATGATGTAAAACTCTTGCTGGTATGACTGCCATCTCATTCGTATGGCATGAAGAACAGAACATCTGACAGGTGTAATCACAGATTCGTGGTTTTCCCCATCCAAAACTCTGTACAAAGCCTTTCATCAGAGTTTTCTGATCATCAAAATGTTTGTAACATCCAGCGCACATATAATGCTGCAGCTCCAGTATTTGCTTCGTAGATTTGTATGATCGAATTTCAACAATAAGTGATATGGAATTCCCTAAAGAGGACAGTTTTTGTGCGTTAGACACACTTGCAATGGCAGATGATTGAGGTACTGCAGTATCTGATGCAGGAGAACTGGAGTTTGATTCTTGAGGCGACAAAAACCAAATTAATGCACTTGGatttattgaagaaaatctTGAATGAAGAATAGAAGATAGACACTCCTGAATTAAGACACTTCTTTCAGCAATTATATCCGGAGATGCACTCCCAAATAACTTTGTTGATCTATTATCAACAGAGGCCCAGGGAGAGGGTAAACTCCAGCCATGATCAGCAAATGATGATTTCAACAGACAATATAGAGAATAGAAATCTCGGTAGCGGCGTTCAACCTCCCATTGTCTCTTGCCACTCCATACTCTAATTTTGTATACAGTGTACTCCTTCACCCCAACTAGTCTTTCACTGAATGATACATCCCCTCTCTTTTGTCTAGCCCCCATCACTTCAACCCCATCAAATTTCAAGTTATCTGGGTTACCTGGATCAGAACTGTTGGTGCCTGAAATAGATGCAGTTGATCCTCCATCTCTTAATGGTAAAGATGTTAGTGACTGAGGTATCTTATATCTATTAGTAAATCTAGCCCTCGGAGAGTCACGCGATTCAAGTAgtatttcttccatttcatgAACAACCTCATCATAGAAATCATTTGGCTCAAGTTTTTCCAACTgcaagtaaataataataaaaaaaaaaaaaaaaaatgcaagaatGTCAGTGCCACAAGATGGCTATTCATTTCGAAACTAACACTAATTGCACATGTACATTACCATACACTTACAAGAGATGGATGAATGCAGAAACAACAGATATACAattgcaaaagaaatatagaatGAACagataaaataagtaaaatacaTTGGTTTGATGGCTCCTCTTATATTTAACAGTCTCCACTTTTTACCAGTGCACTACGGTCCTTCTATCCTCTCACGCACTAGTACGTGtcttaaaatgtttataaaatatttctaaagaTTCATTGGACATAATCTTGCAGCTGAGGGAGAATTTGTGGAAcagaaatgtttttttttttccataactGGGCCGTGATTTAAGATTTTACACAATTGGAGACAATTTTCAAGGCAGGAAAGAAGTGAAGGTTAAAAATAAACCAAGCATCATTAAACAAAGATTCTTATACTGACCTCAACTGGAAAAAGATGATCTTTTGATTCAGGTATTGAAGTGGAATGTATCATATCCTCACAACATTCACTAACATGAGTAGAAAGTTGATTAGTTAAAATATCTCCAAGAGGGTCCAATTTTGCCTTCAAATTTCCAAGTCCTTGGCTATCTAAGCCTTGATTTACCATTCCACAGTTATCCTCGATTTCTAGAGGTTGAGGCTGCCTTATGAAGTTACCATCAACTGCGCACATGTGCTGATTCAACGTAAATTTCTCCCCTCCGGTACCAGCTCCAGTAATATTGGTAACAAGACTTTCACTACTACATGCAGTTTTATCAGCATCTCCGGCTTGATTATTAACAACAAATATATCCTTCGTATCGTGATCTAATTCAACACCGTATGAGGAATCAGCTTCAGTTAAAAAAGTACTGTTTGTGATTTCCTCCAACTCATCAGCAGGCTGGACTTGACAGATGGCCACAGGAATGTCCCTCACTGGAATAATTTCCTTCGGTCGTTCAACAGTTGGCACAATCATACAATCCCCAAAACTACTGGCAACTTTCTTCAGAAAATTTCTGCTAACTTGATCTTCTTTGCTGGCTAAGAGCGGCTTTGTCCCATCGTCTCTCGTCGTTTCGCTACCAACAGGAGCACCATTTACAGCCTGATAAAAGGAATTCATATTGGGCTGTTTCCTTTCCTCGAATGCGTCATCAGTCGAATTCTTAGCGAATCTCTGAGTTTCACACTCAAAATCATTCCAATCATCGGAACCAAAAGCTACAGATGAATTGATAAGCAATGGATTTTCATTCACCATGTCAGTTTCTGGGAGAAAGCGTGCATTATTAAGCAGGAAAGTTTCATCCTTGTGATCACCTTctgataaaaaattatacattgAATCCTCACTCTCTGAATGCTCATTCTGGGATCTATCATCTCCCATATCCAATTCACTGTCAAATTCTTTCTCAACCGTGCAAGGTAGAAGCCCTTCTTCAAACTTCTGTTCTAATCTCATACCATTCTCAACCGTACTTCCTTCTAAACATCGCACGTGAATTTCTTCGTTTGTTACTTCTCGAAGAACAGTATCCACCCCCGTTTCCAGTTCACTGGCTT
This sequence is a window from Cucurbita pepo subsp. pepo cultivar mu-cu-16 chromosome LG04, ASM280686v2, whole genome shotgun sequence. Protein-coding genes within it:
- the LOC111793688 gene encoding uncharacterized protein LOC111793688, translated to MINGDAPYEAFLKVASSDPLDSSSHWRIQNVDCCSVASPVSSRYSSCGDSEFERYSSANSAMGTPSMRSTITVFNDCDSEFGYTRSFGFYDDGGLENFSLGGGSERNSLDTNVLSYRKIELRGEVTCEEPSVKYRSSGSNLYGTDELMDSVEADGEILCWKVDSTSDLLSGVDVTNRSVKVESSRDVKEGFIMGKEASELETGVDTVLREVTNEEIHVRCLEGSTVENGMRLEQKFEEGLLPCTVEKEFDSELDMGDDRSQNEHSESEDSMYNFLSEGDHKDETFLLNNARFLPETDMVNENPLLINSSVAFGSDDWNDFECETQRFAKNSTDDAFEERKQPNMNSFYQAVNGAPVGSETTRDDGTKPLLASKEDQVSRNFLKKVASSFGDCMIVPTVERPKEIIPVRDIPVAICQVQPADELEEITNSTFLTEADSSYGVELDHDTKDIFVVNNQAGDADKTACSSESLVTNITGAGTGGEKFTLNQHMCAVDGNFIRQPQPLEIEDNCGMVNQGLDSQGLGNLKAKLDPLGDILTNQLSTHVSECCEDMIHSTSIPESKDHLFPVELEKLEPNDFYDEVVHEMEEILLESRDSPRARFTNRYKIPQSLTSLPLRDGGSTASISGTNSSDPGNPDNLKFDGVEVMGARQKRGDVSFSERLVGVKEYTVYKIRVWSGKRQWEVERRYRDFYSLYCLLKSSFADHGWSLPSPWASVDNRSTKLFGSASPDIIAERSVLIQECLSSILHSRFSSINPSALIWFLSPQESNSSSPASDTAVPQSSAIASVSNAQKLSSLGNSISLIVEIRSYKSTKQILELQHYMCAGCYKHFDDQKTLMKGFVQSFGWGKPRICDYTCQMFCSSCHTNEMAVIPARVLHHWDFTRYPVSQLAKSYLDAIHDQPMLCVSAINPSLFSKVPALLHVMGVRKKIGHMISYVRCPFRLSINRGLGFRRYLVESNDFFALRDLVDLSKGAFAALPTLLETLSRKILEHIEEKCLVCCDAGVSCGARQACSAPLSLIFPFQETEMERCESCETLFHKRCFAKLATCHCGVRLRVDDETGRLPRTDAEENGAVKSTSISPLRSLSALFAKSNQTTKDHKGGENIMLMGSLPSSSL